In Pyrus communis chromosome 8, drPyrComm1.1, whole genome shotgun sequence, one genomic interval encodes:
- the LOC137741868 gene encoding uncharacterized protein has product MDQRFHGPPPLKRFRLVWQQQKDALLSPLHILGKKRNALRDQLILPDLVASAATISPILCLPRKWFGRFSSICFPESTFRHWTLMLSTSYILGRSRKKRWWRKWRKWRSADEDPSDLIVFCDGCDLMVHASYYGNPLVKDPEGREGINCSMVLKRRWKERCYVCESSRGCAIQWSELKCPLAFHVSCGLNKDLCIEYKDGMNKGAIATKFHHLNNYLY; this is encoded by the exons ATGGATCAGAGATTCCATGGCCCACCTCCTCTCAAGAGATTCAGACTCGTGTGGCAGCAGCAGAAGGATGCCCTTTTGTCCCCTTTGCACATTCTGGGGAAAAAGCGAAATGCGCTTAGGGACCAACTCATTCTCCCTGACCTTGTTGCCTCCGCCGCTACCATCTCACCTATTCTGTGCCTGCCAAGAAAATGGTTTGGGCGTTTCAGCTCGATTTGTTTCCCAGAGAGCACCTTTCGACATTGGACCTTAATGTTGAGTACAAGTTACATTTTGGGTCGAAGTCGGAAGAAGaggtggtggagaaaatggaggAAGTGGAGG AGCGCAGATGAAGATCCATCAGATCTAATTGTGTTCTGTGACGGGTGTGATCTAATGGTTCATGCCTCCTACTATGGAAATCCCCTTGTAAAG GATCCTGAAGGCCGGGAAGGGATTAATTGCTCCATGGTTTTGAAAAGGCGGTGGAAGGAGAGGTGCTATGTTTGTGAGAGTTCAAGAGGGTGTGCTATCCAGTGGTCTGAGCTTAAATGCCCTTTGGCATTTCATGTGAGTTGTGGGTTGAATAAGGATCTTTGTATTGAGTACAAGGATGGAATGAATAAGGGAGCTATTGCCACAAAATTTCATCACTTGAACAACTACTTGTACTGA
- the LOC137742341 gene encoding protein SRG1-like — protein MLSMEEKASAGKSLYGGSLPVPSVQELVQKPILTIPPRYVQPLHQEIISSDHHAHQIPSIDMQKLLSQESTISEPELARLHFACQEWGFFQLVNHGVSSSLLDKMKTETQEFFNLPMEEKKKFSQQPGDIEGFGQSFVVSEDQKLDWADTFVLTTLPVQLRRPHLLPKLPSPFRETLETYSLELKNLAMTLLSQMEKALQMETNEATNIFEGALQAMRVNYYPPCPQPGKVLGLTPHSDGGALTILLQVSEMDGLQVKKDGIWVPVKPLPDAFVVNIGDVLEIITNGTYRSIEHRATVNSEKERISIATFYNPRVDGEFGPAPSLITEQTPAAFKRLSVDEYVKAMFDRKLQGKSYLDELRIK, from the exons ATGCTAAGTATGGAAGAAAAGGCATCTGCAGGGAAGAGCTTGTACGGTGGTTCTCTTCCTGTTCCTAGTGTTCAAGAATTAGTACAAAAGCCAATACTCACAATCCCACCCAGATACGTACAGCCTCTTCATCAAGAGATCATCAGTTCTGATCATCATGCTCATCAAATACCATCCATTGACATGCAGAAATTGCTTTCCCAAGAATCAACCATTTCTGAACCTGAACTAGCCAGGCTCCATTTTGCTTGCCAAGAGTGGGGTTTCTTTCAG TTGGTAAACCATGGTGTGAGCTCTTCCTTGTTGGATAAAATGAAGACAGAAACTCAAGAGTTCTTCAACCTACccatggaagagaagaaaaaattttCGCAACAGCCAGGAgacattgaaggttttggtcaATCCTTTGTAGTTTCTGAAGACCAAAAACTCGATTGGGCTGACACTTTCGTCTTGACCACCCTTCCTGTCCAACTGAGGAGGCCTCACCTACTCCCAAAACTCCCTTCTCCTTTCAG AGAGACCTTAGAAACTTACTCATTGGAACTGAAAAACCTAGCCATGACTCTCCTATCACAAATGGAAAAAGCTTTGCAGATGGAAACCAATGAAGCGACCAACATATTCGAAGGTGCATTGCAAGCGATGAGGGTGAACTATTACCCTCCGTGTCCTCAGCCGGGGAAAGTCCTCGGTCTGACCCCTCACTCTGATGGTGGGGCTCTCACCATCCTCCTACAAGTCAGTGAAATGGATGGCCTCCAAGTAAAGAAAGATGGGATTTGGGTTCCTGTGAAGCCACTACCAGATGCCTTTGTTGTGAATATTGGAGACGTTCTAGAG ATTATAACAAATGGGACGTATCGTAGCATTGAACATCGTGCAACTGTGAACTCTGAAAAAGAAAGGATCTCAATCGCCACATTTTACAACCCCAGAGTTGATGGTGAATTCGGCCCGGCCCCTAGCTTGATCACTGAGCAAACACCTGCAGCATTTAAAAGGCTGAGTGTTGATGAATATGTCAAAGCAATGTTTGATCGTAAGCTCCAAGGAAAGTCTTATCTTGACGAATTGAGGATTAAGTAA